In the Chaetodon trifascialis isolate fChaTrf1 chromosome 12, fChaTrf1.hap1, whole genome shotgun sequence genome, AAATCCTTTTACTCTGCAGCATGTGAGCCAATTTTCTAATCCATTCTATCACCTGAGAAAAGTCAATATACGGTTTGTGTACTTGCCAGTGATTTACAGCACTGAGTCATAGACACAAAAGTCGTGATTTTTGAGATCTCATTTgagatttaaatgttttatcatggttgttcatttttgtcattattgTCACTAAATACATCCTAGCTGTACGGGATGCAATGATACCATAGATGGAGTTATGATATAATCATTTAAATTTAACCTCCAGGATGTCCTGATTTCATATGACGTTGTTCATTAGTTGTTTATAAAGTCAGTGCTTTGCTCGTCCTTATAACACTTATTATTTCCTGCTTATGTTTCTAAAACTCTTGGTCAGTACTTTTCTCGCCAACATGCTCAGATTAATAATTGCTGTTTCTAACTTTGAGCTTATGCTTTGTGTATGCATCACCACTCGCAACTTAGCTTTTTGTCTGTCATCGTGCTCCGTTTTGTTTAACTGTTACATGTTTTCGCAGTTTTAACGACAGTGCAGTGTGCAACATTTTGGTTGTGTGATGATTGTGATTCGTCTTCTGCTGTGCATGCACGTCATGTGGAGGTCATTGCAAATATGAGCCCCTTTCTCTTCGAGCTGTCAGTGGAATAGATATTATGTGTCTGTGCTCTGCCAGGAGAGGGAAAGACGCAGGCAGCACATGATGCTCATGAAGGCTGTGGAGGCCCGTAAGAAGGCAGAGGTGGGTAACACATGATCCTTGTTTCCAGTCACTCTGGCTCCTGTGCTCTGCTTGTGTTTCATTGTACACATTGCACAATATCAGCTGTgtcaataatattttttttattctattatctGTAGGAGAAAGAGCGtctgaagaaagagaagaaggatgAGAAACGGTTAAACAAGGAGAGGAAACTGGAGCTGAGAAGGCTGGAACTGGAAAAAGCAAAGGAGCTGAAGAAGCCAAATGAAGACATGTGTTTAGCAGATCATAAGGTATTCACacactgtggagctgctggcAGATGATAATGAGTATCCATGATTGTCACCATGGATAGTCTCCATCTGTGGAATAGATGTGTGTGAAAAGATTGGATTTTCCACCAGCACGGGGATTTTTCTGACATGGAAATCAATCAGTATAATCACTGTAGGAGCTATAGGCATGAAGATTAGAAATGCTTTTGACAAATTTATGGTTTTATTGTTTCACTATCAGATCTACCAAAATAGATGTGCAATATCACTGAAAGCATCTGGAATtgattaaaatgaaagcagGTGTAGGTCAAAATACTGCCAccaagtggctgttgttttccaTAACACCATCTGGAGAAAAACTGATAGATACTGTGGCCTTTATTCACAACATTTCTTTAATATGATTAGGCAAACTAGTCTGAAACAAATAACaccacaagacaaacaaaaagacaaaaataatgaaataaaataaataaaaataaactaaaatagaTGCATATTACAATGGACTacaagaaatgaataaatgctCCCAAGTTTAACTGATTTGGAGCTGAGCTCAAGTTTTCTGGGATAAGTAAGCAGTTATTTTATCAGTTATTTTATAAAAGGAAGCCAGTTTGAAGGTCTGAGAACTGGACTAAATGTCATCCACTCTCCTGGTCTGAATGAGGACTCCAGCAGCATTGTTctgaatcagctgcagctgtgtggtCAACTTCTTAGAGAGATGCGTAAAGACAACGTTAGAGTAGTCGAGTCTACTGAATATTAACGCATGGAGAGAGTTTTTCTAAATCATCAATCAAGTCCTCTAACTCTTGATATATTCTTCAGGTGATTTTGTAATTGTCTTATTGTGGATTCTTTGTGTCTAATAGTTGAGAGAGGATGAatataatgtaaaatataattTCTCTCCAGCCACTTCCAGAATTGTCCCGGATCCCTGGTCTGGTCTTACCAGGAAGCACCTTCTCTGACTGCCTGATGGTGCTGCAGTTTCTACACAGCTTTGGGAAGGTCCTGAGGTTAGACATAAATCCACACATGCTCAACCTAAGTGACCTTCAAGAGGGGTTGCTCAACATTGGGGACAGTATGGGCAAGGTGCAGGACCTGCTGGTGAGCatgctgtctgcagctgtgtgtgatcCTGGAATACCTGCAGGTCACAAGGTGAGAGTCTGTCAGTGAGCTGTAGAATTTGTACAATTGTTGAATTGTAAATGGTTCCTGTACTGTAATTTACTCATGTGCGCTCTCACCTTCATACAaaagatacatacatacatagacataCTGGcatctgtttatagagattatGACAAAATGGGATAATACACGTATGGAAATGTCGGCAGTGGCTGTCTCAGCATGTTCGCAGCAACCCTTCCAGTTTTTTTGACTGGTTTCTTCCAAGCTAACCATTTGGAACGCAGGTGTTAAGATTTATCAGTACTCTGTGCAGCTGAATGAAGAGTCTCATCAAGCATGTTTCATGATAATCTACACATCCTCAGTGTGTTCCAGACACATCCCAGGGGTCACTTAAGTGCTGCATTGCTTGCTTTACCTAACAAAGAGATAGCTGCCTGAAAGGACAGTGTTAGTGCTTTACCAACCTCCCAATGTGTTCTTATGGATGTTCTTACAgtatatataaacatatttagTAAAACAATTAAGCATTTTCACACTGTGACTGTTTTTGAAacactctgtttctgtcagaatAAGACCGCCTTGGGGGAGCACCTGACTAATGTGGGGATCAACAGAGACAATGTGTCTGAGATCCTGCGGATCTACATGAAGGGTCACTGTGAGCAGACAGAGCTGGCTGCTCTGGCCCTCAGCCTCAGGACCAAGGCTTTTCAGGCCCACAGCCCATCACAGAAGGCCTCCATGCTGGCATTCCTGGTTAATGAGCTCTGCTGCAGTAAGGCTGTGATCAGGTGAGGGTCCTGGACTATTCATAGTAAACCAAGCTACCACTGAAATAAGCCCTGGTTTAAGGCTTTGATTCATTTGTGTTAAAGAAGTCACTGGTGGCATGTGAAAAGATTCAGTACGCTGTATAAACAAGTGTTCCTAATGTTCCTGAAGCAATTAATCTCTGTGCCTGAGACTGGGAAATATTGGCTTGCTTTATTTATGGGGGCTTCAATTTTAATGGAATAATAGAAGTATGAAAAGGAATATGACAAACTATAGTCTGATGGACAGTTTCACAAGGTTGCATCAAACTAGTTTTGTGTCATCAGTTTTGCATTTGTTCTGTGAATGCTGCAGAGTGCCACGAACGCATCCTGCTCGTTTTATTCTGCGAAAAGGTCACAAACGTGTTTCTATATTGTCTGATACTTTGCAGTGAGATCGACAAAAACATAGATCACATGACCAACCTGAGGAAGGATAAGTGGGCTGTCGAGGGAAAGCTTCGCAAGTGAGTATATGCATCATCTAAGCTGTTATTGGAAGATTACACTCGAAACGTGTTGTGTCAGTTAACCAGATGACGGTGCTGAAAGAATCTGGATCTTGTCTGAATTGCACAAGAGCACATGCTCTACAAGCTGACTGTCCATTTTTGTCTCAAAAGACTGAGGAGCATCCACGCCAAGAAGACAGGGAAGAGAGACAGCAGTGCGGGGGGAGAGGACAGCCACACGTTTGTCATCCCCATGGCCAGAAACAAATGCAAGAGGAAAGAAGgggacagtgaggaggaagaggacgaggatgACGACAGTGAGGACCAGGGAGACGAcgacgaagaggaggaagaagaatcCGGAGGGAAGAAGGGGAAGAAAGCAGAGATATGTGAAGAGGAGGTCAGTGACAGCATGGTGCTTTTACTGAAGGCAGCGGCTAAGTTAGTGTTTGTTATAGTAAATGTCAGCCGGTCTGCTGGCCTCACACTAATGAGATCTTTTCATCTAGGATGACAGTGTACACTCGACCAgcatggaggagctggagaaacagATCGAGAAAACATACAAGGTAAATTAAACCCTATGAgatccattttttttccctcggGATCAGCTCATGAATTAATTTAATAGCCATactttctgtctctttagcaACAAAGTCAGATCAGACAGAAGTTATTCGTTGCATCTCAGTCATTGCGCTCCATGACGATTGGACAGGACCGCTACAAGAGACGTTACTGGGTCCTTCCGCAGTGTGGCGGCATCTTTGTGGAGGGCATGGAGAGCGGTGAAGGTGAAAACCAGAACAGATATCCCAGATTAAATTCACCTTTTCTGTTGTCAGGACAGaaacttcagtgttttttgtgcctTGATGTGACCTTTTCATGCTTACTCAGGTTATGaagaggtggagaaagagaagacaagaCAGAGGACTGCTCAGGTGATCAGAGTGAAAGAAGAGTCGGAAGAGATAAAGAAGTCGGGGATCTGCAGCCCAGCGCAGAGCACAGACGGTGACACAACCACTCCAGAGAGCCAGCAGGACAAAGACAATCTCAACCTCTTCCTCCAAAAGCCCGGCTCCTTCTCTAAGCTCAGCAAACTCCTTGAAGTGGCCAAAATGGCTCAAGATTCAGACATCAATTCTCACAACAGTCATTCAGCTAAAGTCCCTACCGCTACATCTTATCCCTCATATCCCACCTCTCAGACACCCACTCCTCAGCAGGGACTGATGGATAAAATGGATACTTCAGTGTCATCTCTGCTCAAAAGCAACCCCTGGATAACCTGCATCCCTCAGTCAACCCTTCATGACGACCAGCTCTCCAAGGCACTGACAGAAAAGGGCAGCCAGTGGTTTAGCCTCTTTCCTCGCTCTCCTTGTGACGAGTCCTCAGTCACCTCTGGCTCCAGCCCTCcggccccctcctcctctcctctgcagaccatcagcaccaaatccccctcctccctctcccctaaTCCCTCGGCCACGGCCAGCTCCAGCGCTCCTGCCAAGATCAATAACATGCAGTTTTCTATCTTTCAGGTTGGTGGATAATTATATTGCCATCTCCATCTCAGTCGCAATTATTTCAGATCacgctgtgctgctgttggaaCTCTGACACGTTGCAAGTATTTTTCCCACATTGCATGATGTTACAAACCATGAGCAACTCTCAGCATCGTTGCAGGggagctgcagtggaaaagCTGGACACTTTTAACTGCGACCACTGTGTTAGcttatacattatgcatgtgGTAGTTAAATAAAATGGCTtttaaagtgtgtgtattttcccTCTCAGCAAGTAAAGTCTGGCATTCGTCAGAGCACACTGACACTGTGTGACATGGCCAGCGCAGCCACAAGGCCCAGCCTGCCCTTCTCTGGTACTTCTCTACCCCCCATGTTGGATCTGGCCTCACAGTGTGCAGAGGGTAATGGGAACAAGGTCTTCTTCTTGGCAAATAACAACTCTGTCAACAAGAGCGAGACCCCAGAGCCCCTGAGTGACAGGCCCACTTGTCCCTCATTCCCTGTTGCGGAGGTGGCCAAGACCCAGGACTGCCCTGATCCTCAGCCTGTCCCTGAGGGTAAGAATGGCTCCCTGCCAGTTTGCACAATACAAATATGCTGCACTATAGACATTCACTGCCCAGACAGCAGTGGAATAACACCCTGCGATGGCAGTGAGTCAGTTCTCCAACTTCCCTACGTTGCTAAATATAAACAGATATGTGACAATAGTTTTTaactttgtgcatgtgtgtgttggcagagATGCTGCGTGGCTGGTGGAGGGTGTCAAAGATGGAGGAGCTGCGCCGTCTGGTCAAGGCCCTCCACAGCCGAGGCATCAGAGAGAAGGTCTTGCAGAAACAGATCCAAAAACATATGGAGTTCATGACCCAGCTCTGTGCCAGCAGCAAAGATGGTTGGTCCACATTTCCTCTGCTCTATTTAAGTCAGCAGACTTGCAGTGATGTGAAACCATTGTTATTTGACCTTTTATCATGTACCACTAGACTGCACATTAAATATGACAGTAGATGGTTGTGTGCAGTCATTTTTGTATGTATCTGTGGCAGCAGCAATTGATGTGgcagagctggagaagcagcaggtgagtGAGGAGACAGTGGTGAGTTGGTGTGTTGAGGAGCAGGCCATGGAGGTGGACATCAGCCTGCTGCAGCGGGTCGAGGATCTGGAGAGGAAAGTCATCTCTGCCAGCCTGCAGGTCAAGGTACAGACAAACGGGCACCACACTCCTTCATGTACTCTTTAGTTCACCTGCATAGGCTTGGATGGACACCTGTGTCCTCACttcttctgttttgtgtcaTGAAATGCTGTTGCGATGACCATATTTCACAATGTCTCCCTCAGGGCTGGATGCATCCTGAGCCGCAGTCAGAGAGGGACGATCTGGTCTATCACGAGCACAagctcttctcttcttctgctccagaGGAGACGGGACAGAGCGAACCCAGCCGGGAGGAACTGCCTGGCACCGTTGTGCGGCGGCCCGACAATCCCCTCGATATCGCTGTCATCAGgctggaagagctggagaggaacaTCGAGCGAAGGTGCTTAAAGAGACCCTTAAGTACAAGCTTTCAGATCAGACTGGATAATGTCACTGTGGTGATGGTGAAGGTTCATCCTGCAGTCAGTTTGCTTAGTTAGTTTGCTGCTTCTTAAACAAGTGTTTCTTCGGCTAAAAACTGTTTCCCCCTTCACTTACTTATTGTTGTTAGTTGTGAATGGCTGTTATCAGTCGATGTGATCATGTTACAGACTGTATGTGTGATGCATGTTATAGTCTGTGttgctgtctcactgtctgtgacCCCaaagcagtgaggaggaggtggctcCAGGGATGAGGCTGTGGCATAAAGCCCTCGGTGAAGTccgcagctcagctcagctgtcactctgcattcagcagctgcagaaatccATCGCGTGGGAAAGATCCATCATGAAAGTGGTGAGTGACCCTTAatttctctgtcacacagtcGCAGATTTGTTTTTATAGTTTTATCAGGCATACATTTAAACACCAATTTACAGTTCGCATTAAAGATGCTCGTGTATGAAGATCAGTCTTTTAGGCTGCATTAGGCTCATGTTCCACTTCATAAAAAACtactaaaataaaatacataagcCCCTTGAAAAGAATCAAGGTTAACACAATGAATCTGCACAGCCTGTGTTCCTTAAAGGGGCTCTGTTGTTAGTCGAAAGgtgaacagaaagaaaagtcGTGTTATCATCATCAATTTACAATACATCATTACTTGGCATCAACCTCATCAGATAACAGCACAATTAGTAACCAATCAGCATCCTTCAGTGTGCCTGGCTGCACAGAATCACTGCTTTTCACAGTGATGTATCAGGTTGAATTCACAGCTATGTAAATTTGGTGTTTCCAGCACTGCCAGCTCTGTCAAAAGGGGGATAATGAAGAACTGCTCTTACTCTGTGATGGCTGTGACAAAGGCTGCCACACCTACTGCCATAAACCCAAGATCACTACAGTACCTGACGGCGACTGGTTTTGTCCCAATTGTGTAGCGAAGGTACATGTCTTGAATATTTATTCACAGAGCTGAGACTTTCCTTTAGTCTCTTCGATCTATTACAGGAGATCTAAGGGGCCGCAGACCATGCAATTGTCCAATGAGAGGGTCCAGTTAATTGCTTTGAATATGGTGcgttctgtgtgtgtctctgcgcTAGTcttctgtgtgttctgtcaaTCAGGAAAGTGGTCAGTCCCCCCGGAGCAGGAGGCAACAGAGCCgaacagctggaggagggaagaaaggcAGCGAGGTAAAACGAAATGGTAAGCCATCTGTGGGAGGAGAGCTCATCAAAGAGGAGGCtgccagcagcaacagcatGCCAAAAAAAGGTACCAAGGAGTtcaagaagaggaaaggagacgACAGCCCTCCTGGCTCCCAGACCGGCCATGACAGCCCCGTCCCCTGTGTGAAAAAAGCCAAACCGGCCAAAGACAGCAACTCAAATGGGCTGGCAACGTGCCGGTACGCATGAGCGCATGCTCACTGCATGCACAGAACCTCCTATGAGCATTAACTGATGTACTTTCCCTCTTCTCATTGTTGAAAATCAGTTATTTTTCAGATGAGCCCTTGTGATCTGTGAATCTCTGGCAGTCAAAACTctgactttcgctgcattatTTCATATCTTCTGCTCCTTGTACTTGTGCTCTccagagagctgctggctgAGCTGGAGGCCCATCAGGACGCGTGGCCCTTCCTCACACCGGTCGACCACAAAGCTGTCCCCGGGTACAGGAAGATCATCAAGAAGCCCATGGACTTCTCCACCATCAGAGAAAAGCTCACCAACAACCAGTATGTTTGTGTCACTGCCACAGTGTTGCATGTcctaattttccatttttgattTTCCTGCTGCATCTGAATTAAAAGGAAAACCTTTTTTTGATAATTGCAGGTACTCAAATTTGGAAGCTTTCATCCTTGACGTGAACCTGGTTTTTGAGAACTGTGAACGATTTAATGAAGACGATTCAGAAATCGGACGAGCCGGCCACAGCATGAGGAGCTTTTTTGACAAACGATGGACCGAGctactgaaatgaaaaaaacaaaaaacactttggaCTTTCTACGCTACTCTACATATCAGACTTCATCTTTAGTGTTGGGGGCCTTCTCTTCACCTGTGACACTAAATACACAGTTAGGAAAACATTGACTTCTCAAAGTTTCTCCTGCTGAGAAAAGACACTTTGTGGATTAATATCTTAAAAGTGCAATATTGTTTCCTTTATCAAAGCGCACTGACTCTTGGACTCAATATTTGGGAAACAAAGATTTTCCACTGTAgataattctttttttttttttatcatcagtaCGTTCCCttagtgtttatgtgtgtatttattttctcaAGTATTTATGTTACAGTCTGTCTTTTGTaagaaaaagcaggaaatggcacagctttaaaaaaaaaaaaatcaaaatattgttttatgGATTATTGAACAAgccaataaaaaaataattgtttaCAGCTTTTTGACTGTACTGTAGGGTGCCAGCAGTTCGTCTGCATTAACTGTGTGAAATACAAGGAGGCATCGCTGCCACTATTTACAAGTGTTATTTCTAACATGTACAAaaagtacagtacacacagtacagtctcgttaaaatataaaatataaaaatatagtTAATGCAGAAGGATGATTGTAGCACTTCATATGTCTCATACTGTACTTTACATGTGCTGAATATCAACTCAAAACACTGGTCTCCTCAGTATTGTAgtgcctgacctctgacctctcaaCAGTGTAAAGAGGAGtgagttatttttatttatttattctttttttacatatatattttcagTGCGCGTGCTTTATGTGTGTCCTGCACAATATACTGTAGGAAACCTTcacacaaaatgtaaaactcTTTACAACCTTTCCTCTGAAAAGAATCGATGTGGTGCATATAGTGTGTTTCATCTCCAAGCATTTCCTTCAGCCGGAGTCTCCTCAGACATCTCGAGGACAGACCTGAAAACCCGCACCGGGCTTTGATCCAGCCAGGAGCGGGACAGTGTCCACCGGAGGCGTCTTAAGACAGCTGAAGCCAAAAgtaactgtattttattatgaatattgtgaAATGAGTAGCAACTTTTGTGGGAATATTATTTTTAAATAGTGGGTGTGTGGCACAGATAAAATAAacctgtttttcaaaataacacTGTTAGGCCTTCACTATCTCCCTTATTTAGGCTTATTTTTATAATAACTACTTAGTTGATATTGCTTTAACACTTGAGTAAAATGGTCTGACACttagttaatgttttatttgacttaATTCAGTGCCAGTAGTGCAATGTGGTGATGTACATTTACCCAAATAGTGTACTTAAGTACAACTTTGGTATACTTGTAATTTAAGGTTTCCATATTTTGCTATGTAACAGTTCTATTCTAGCTCAGTGGGAAATATACTTTAATTTACTTAGAAGGTACTTTATCTATGAAAGATGAACAATTAAAATATGAAGCATTGTCAGAGATATAACCACCCAGCAGAGTAAAgcagttaaaattagctccacctccagcagccacaacaaaatgctgctttcattcatttgtgaATGCTTACAATATAATTATTACAGTGGTTTATGGGACTTTAATGCTTTGGATTCCTACATGTGGAATATTTTTTAGATTGTCTTATAATTTTAGAGGCaattacagtaaaataatgAGGTCACTTTGAGTAAATCTACCTTCGTGCATCAGTTTGTTGAGCTACATGTCTAGAGGGCGAATGGAAAATGGGAAAGCTGAACTATGAAGCTTGTGTAACTGCCAATAAACCGGCGTCACATGACTGATAACAGCTGAGCGAGATAAAGCAGACTTCAcagctgagctggaggaggaagtacTTCAAACTGCGGGACACAGGAGCGAGAGCGTGTGCTGACAGGTTTGTGCTTTTTATcgattttaacccaaaccactGGCAGCTGTGCGCTCCGCAGCTCCACGCCAGCTGTGCGTCACTGCTCCCCAGTCTCCTCTCACAGGCGGATATTTGAGCATTTTGCGCCACCTTGTGAGTGAAGCGCTCCCTCAGCAACTGAACATCTTTGTCACAAGATGGTGTCAGTCATTGTCACTCTCCGACAGCACGCAGACGAGGTCAGCTGCTGcgccttctctccctccctcctggcCACCTCCTCCGGGGATAAGACCCTTCGTGTCTACAGCACGGCCGACTTCTCGGAGCttcctttctcccctctctcgGGTCACGGCTACGgggttcactgctgctgcttcagctcctGTGGCAGGTACCTGTTCAGCTGCTCCACGGACGGATCCGTCATCGCCTGGAGCTCGAAGACAGGTGAGGTGGCCGCCACCCTGAGACACCCGAGCCGCAGTCCGCTCCGAGTGTGCGCACTGGCGCCGGACTCCTGCCTCCTGCTGGCAGGGGCCTGTGATGGCACCGTGGCCCTCTGGGACTTCCCCTCCAAGACATTACGCAGGTACACTTTGACGCACTGTCGATCACATCTATAGTTAAAGCTGCATATCCAGCAGTATGTGAGAGGACCAGTTTATTGCCTTAAAGTGACATGTGATTGATACTGT is a window encoding:
- the LOC139340030 gene encoding bromodomain adjacent to zinc finger domain protein 2B isoform X1, with product MIKQLDLIQVRGSDVTELRTVSCNMEFGERLASPSSAPSSLHMASSSASSSPAPPQTPSTKCSSPAPSPAGSSPLNTCGHVLQITGNERLNMSGSSNSYPLVSRPAFGLYTSSSGRPEFGGLGSLGLSALTAHSQFGAFPDWWRPSEAHTRGAAAFFPPLMGLHPAFASTFKSHDPSPLQSRTSVSVGVTGTVNGRSASSPTGNTAVNTSSFPTKGNTEKTKAISSLSQKSGQDPCQLHQKTVQKRNEKKPIKRPLETSSMSGSQSGSVSDSSSDGEESSSDPDDAEEDEEEEEDNDEDEDDQSNDSEDSDLEKDSKLKGKVKRLTQNSSESKKRRPSSADGHATRDSHRDIVPLTSSYRLQSSSHLTGPPHSTALFLQSSRTAEEEGQQHISVIQATGLAASSSPLAQSHREASPLPSRSSPNPIAFSNSPKHLSHSSSPKHRSVSSSPKPLTLSGPSKPLSLSSSPKPLSLSSSPKTPAHLASQKPQHKPKFLTTHTPLVDGMKESSGSPVDRESLHLISFRLKQPLHSMDSVKQAFSVRPKSQNWYKTHKNSASVLLTLHKHSSDALSHLPSVPHSNDTNLFLNHHHRPNGLIHSAVQDAPLALITKPRSQSSMHSSKPLQAATSPPCPMPINLSTGAKEMSASSASPPASSGVAHTPRKTKSLPAGKSLSKTNSSCPPVDLVRSSESDIHSSKDSDDSLGDDYDDEDGIEDEDSDSSLSESESNQESDSDGSEDDMKGCGETQAKSDAERTPRKLAKASLSTHKSSTNVSANCSLLNLEIIKPPSLPSSLLSATAVTSSGALSNHRTLSPSFTFAALPGTGKRRRVTDERVLRLPLEFGWQRETRIRTVAGRLQGEVAYFAPCGKKLRQYPDVMKYLLRNGITEISRDNFSFSTKIKVGDFYEAREGPEGLQWFLLAEDEITPRIIAMDGRRSRCTKSEHQPMGDGAGARQWKSHPLNIGENNFQDVSDAKLLRKLEAQEIARQAAQIKLMRKLEKQAMAQAAKEARKQRAIMAAEEKRKKREQMKILKQQEKIKRIQQIRMEKELRAQQILEAKRRKKEEAANAKMLEAEKRNKEKEMRRLQAVILKHQELERHRLDMVWERERRRQHMMLMKAVEARKKAEEKERLKKEKKDEKRLNKERKLELRRLELEKAKELKKPNEDMCLADHKPLPELSRIPGLVLPGSTFSDCLMVLQFLHSFGKVLRLDINPHMLNLSDLQEGLLNIGDSMGKVQDLLVSMLSAAVCDPGIPAGHKNKTALGEHLTNVGINRDNVSEILRIYMKGHCEQTELAALALSLRTKAFQAHSPSQKASMLAFLVNELCCSKAVISEIDKNIDHMTNLRKDKWAVEGKLRKLRSIHAKKTGKRDSSAGGEDSHTFVIPMARNKCKRKEGDSEEEEDEDDDSEDQGDDDEEEEEESGGKKGKKAEICEEEDDSVHSTSMEELEKQIEKTYKQQSQIRQKLFVASQSLRSMTIGQDRYKRRYWVLPQCGGIFVEGMESGEGYEEVEKEKTRQRTAQVIRVKEESEEIKKSGICSPAQSTDGDTTTPESQQDKDNLNLFLQKPGSFSKLSKLLEVAKMAQDSDINSHNSHSAKVPTATSYPSYPTSQTPTPQQGLMDKMDTSVSSLLKSNPWITCIPQSTLHDDQLSKALTEKGSQWFSLFPRSPCDESSVTSGSSPPAPSSSPLQTISTKSPSSLSPNPSATASSSAPAKINNMQFSIFQQVKSGIRQSTLTLCDMASAATRPSLPFSGTSLPPMLDLASQCAEGNGNKVFFLANNNSVNKSETPEPLSDRPTCPSFPVAEVAKTQDCPDPQPVPEEMLRGWWRVSKMEELRRLVKALHSRGIREKVLQKQIQKHMEFMTQLCASSKDAIDVAELEKQQVSEETVVSWCVEEQAMEVDISLLQRVEDLERKVISASLQVKGWMHPEPQSERDDLVYHEHKLFSSSAPEETGQSEPSREELPGTVVRRPDNPLDIAVIRLEELERNIERSSEEEVAPGMRLWHKALGEVRSSAQLSLCIQQLQKSIAWERSIMKVHCQLCQKGDNEELLLLCDGCDKGCHTYCHKPKITTVPDGDWFCPNCVAKESGQSPRSRRQQSRTAGGGKKGSEVKRNGKPSVGGELIKEEAASSNSMPKKGTKEFKKRKGDDSPPGSQTGHDSPVPCVKKAKPAKDSNSNGLATCRELLAELEAHQDAWPFLTPVDHKAVPGYRKIIKKPMDFSTIREKLTNNQYSNLEAFILDVNLVFENCERFNEDDSEIGRAGHSMRSFFDKRWTELLK
- the LOC139340030 gene encoding bromodomain adjacent to zinc finger domain protein 2B isoform X3; the encoded protein is MIKQLDLIQVRGSDVTELRTVSCNMEFGERLASPSSAPSSLHMASSSASSSPAPPQTPSTKCSSPAPSPAGSSPLNTCGHVLQITGNERLNMSGSSNSYPLVSRPAFGLYTSSSGRPEFGGLGSLGLSALTAHSQFGAFPDWWRPSEAHTRGAAAFFPPLMGLHPAFASTFKSHDPSPLQSRTSVSVGVTGTVNGRSASSPTGNTAVNTSSFPTKGNTEKTKAISSLSQKSGQDPCQLHQKTVQKRNEKKPIKRPLETSSMSGSQSGSVSDSSSDGEESSSDPDDAEEDEEEEEDNDEDEDDQSNDSEDSDLEKDSKLKGKVKRLTQNSSESKKRRPSSADGHATRDSHRDIVPLTSSYRLQSSSHLTGPPHSTALFLQSSRTAEEEGQQHISVIQATGLAASSSPLAQSHREASPLPSRSSPNPIAFSNSPKHLSHSSSPKHRSVSSSPKPLTLSGPSKPLSLSSSPKPLSLSSSPKTPAHLASQKPQHKPKFLTTHTPLVDGMKESSGSPVDRESLHLISFRLKQPLHSMDSVKQAFSVRPKSQNCNDTNLFLNHHHRPNGLIHSAVQDAPLALITKPRSQSSMHSSKPLQAATSPPCPMPINLSTGAKEMSASSASPPASSGVAHTPRKTKSLPAGKSLSKTNSSCPPVDLVRSSESDIHSSKDSDDSLGDDYDDEDGIEDEDSDSSLSESESNQESDSDGSEDDMKGCGETQAKSDAERTPRKLAKASLSTHKSSTNVSANCSLLNLEIIKPPSLPSSLLSATAVTSSGALSNHRTLSPSFTFAALPGTGKRRRVTDERVLRLPLEFGWQRETRIRTVAGRLQGEVAYFAPCGKKLRQYPDVMKYLLRNGITEISRDNFSFSTKIKVGDFYEAREGPEGLQWFLLAEDEITPRIIAMDGRRSRCTKSEHQPMGDGAGARQWKSHPLNIGENNFQDVSDAKLLRKLEAQEIARQAAQIKLMRKLEKQAMAQAAKEARKQRAIMAAEEKRKKREQMKILKQQEKIKRIQQIRMEKELRAQQILEAKRRKKEEAANAKMLEAEKRNKEKEMRRLQAVILKHQELERHRLDMVWERERRRQHMMLMKAVEARKKAEEKERLKKEKKDEKRLNKERKLELRRLELEKAKELKKPNEDMCLADHKPLPELSRIPGLVLPGSTFSDCLMVLQFLHSFGKVLRLDINPHMLNLSDLQEGLLNIGDSMGKVQDLLVSMLSAAVCDPGIPAGHKNKTALGEHLTNVGINRDNVSEILRIYMKGHCEQTELAALALSLRTKAFQAHSPSQKASMLAFLVNELCCSKAVISEIDKNIDHMTNLRKDKWAVEGKLRKLRSIHAKKTGKRDSSAGGEDSHTFVIPMARNKCKRKEGDSEEEEDEDDDSEDQGDDDEEEEEESGGKKGKKAEICEEEDDSVHSTSMEELEKQIEKTYKQQSQIRQKLFVASQSLRSMTIGQDRYKRRYWVLPQCGGIFVEGMESGEGYEEVEKEKTRQRTAQVIRVKEESEEIKKSGICSPAQSTDGDTTTPESQQDKDNLNLFLQKPGSFSKLSKLLEVAKMAQDSDINSHNSHSAKVPTATSYPSYPTSQTPTPQQGLMDKMDTSVSSLLKSNPWITCIPQSTLHDDQLSKALTEKGSQWFSLFPRSPCDESSVTSGSSPPAPSSSPLQTISTKSPSSLSPNPSATASSSAPAKINNMQFSIFQQVKSGIRQSTLTLCDMASAATRPSLPFSGTSLPPMLDLASQCAEGNGNKVFFLANNNSVNKSETPEPLSDRPTCPSFPVAEVAKTQDCPDPQPVPEEMLRGWWRVSKMEELRRLVKALHSRGIREKVLQKQIQKHMEFMTQLCASSKDAIDVAELEKQQVSEETVVSWCVEEQAMEVDISLLQRVEDLERKVISASLQVKGWMHPEPQSERDDLVYHEHKLFSSSAPEETGQSEPSREELPGTVVRRPDNPLDIAVIRLEELERNIERSSEEEVAPGMRLWHKALGEVRSSAQLSLCIQQLQKSIAWERSIMKVHCQLCQKGDNEELLLLCDGCDKGCHTYCHKPKITTVPDGDWFCPNCVAKESGQSPRSRRQQSRTAGGGKKGSEVKRNGKPSVGGELIKEEAASSNSMPKKGTKEFKKRKGDDSPPGSQTGHDSPVPCVKKAKPAKDSNSNGLATCRELLAELEAHQDAWPFLTPVDHKAVPGYRKIIKKPMDFSTIREKLTNNQYSNLEAFILDVNLVFENCERFNEDDSEIGRAGHSMRSFFDKRWTELLK